The proteins below come from a single Archangium lipolyticum genomic window:
- a CDS encoding ADYC domain-containing protein, producing the protein MELGTRRKQRVGATFLGGMLALFATTAWAQTGGYQSDQGTHLHGTMDRQFEPVTLLLSSARYQGVGFQQVEIDRGELVGTWQGSLRRGDQFRNVSFSAEVGDQLVTFKIVAAQRHANVYTDVESSTVWEYQVEWSSPARTGNLCPKGSWALVLPGRWKTVKAGETNVNAADPDARMNVLIYTQPDAFSFACRPVRSGRETRFIGGGVAAKCVDWGYAPWLSADPMPRGAPVVPATSIVEAFEYHAACTAMAMADYCGEGTPNTLHGTPLIMFNKGNVETQVEPEDPLTKYVSAGPFGADRDFFFESAWTATPVYVSDPTGESRAVQGKALCLTKKRWSTLKYGGSCSYSLPDPRQREHEPFFCEQLSADELIGKGSRLFSYSTYIDKGLYRFKKSQTNQFLTTALAATAPNGDGYVPQVEDAEEYVLDLPHVQSFEGNILGPNVPHTFPVLQSTQPLLRYRSTSGKGFLSLVMGVQVPEGYEPDGIDNLEGYVYVGPNASMTTPVLSLWYRQKDEAYATSTRDLSAWDYTLVEQMGYLPSMNEYARMP; encoded by the coding sequence ATGGAGTTGGGGACGCGAAGGAAGCAGCGGGTAGGGGCGACGTTCCTCGGCGGCATGCTGGCTCTCTTCGCCACCACGGCCTGGGCGCAGACGGGGGGCTATCAGAGCGATCAGGGGACGCACCTGCACGGCACGATGGACCGGCAGTTCGAGCCCGTCACGCTGCTGCTGAGCAGCGCGAGGTATCAGGGCGTCGGCTTCCAGCAGGTGGAGATCGATCGCGGCGAGCTCGTGGGGACGTGGCAGGGGAGCCTCAGGAGGGGGGATCAGTTCAGGAACGTGAGCTTCTCCGCGGAGGTGGGGGACCAGCTGGTGACGTTCAAGATCGTCGCGGCACAGCGGCACGCCAACGTCTACACGGACGTCGAGTCGAGCACCGTCTGGGAGTACCAGGTGGAATGGAGCTCGCCGGCGCGGACCGGGAATCTGTGCCCGAAGGGGTCGTGGGCGCTGGTGCTGCCCGGCCGCTGGAAGACGGTGAAGGCGGGGGAGACGAACGTGAACGCGGCGGATCCGGACGCGCGGATGAACGTGCTCATCTACACGCAGCCGGATGCGTTCTCCTTCGCCTGCCGGCCGGTGAGGAGTGGGAGGGAGACGCGGTTCATCGGGGGAGGGGTGGCGGCCAAGTGCGTGGATTGGGGTTATGCACCGTGGCTGAGCGCGGATCCGATGCCGCGCGGGGCGCCGGTGGTTCCGGCGACGTCGATCGTCGAGGCCTTCGAGTACCACGCGGCCTGCACGGCGATGGCCATGGCGGACTACTGCGGGGAGGGCACGCCCAATACCCTCCATGGAACGCCGCTCATCATGTTCAACAAGGGGAACGTGGAGACGCAGGTGGAGCCGGAGGATCCGCTCACGAAGTACGTCTCGGCGGGCCCCTTCGGAGCGGATCGTGACTTCTTCTTCGAGTCGGCGTGGACGGCGACGCCGGTGTATGTCTCCGACCCCACGGGCGAGAGCAGGGCGGTGCAGGGCAAGGCGCTGTGTCTGACGAAGAAGCGTTGGTCCACGCTGAAGTATGGCGGCTCGTGTTCCTACAGCCTGCCGGATCCGCGCCAGCGCGAGCACGAGCCGTTCTTCTGCGAGCAGCTCTCGGCGGACGAGCTGATCGGCAAGGGCTCGAGGTTGTTCTCCTATTCGACGTACATCGATAAGGGGCTCTATCGATTCAAGAAATCGCAGACGAACCAATTCCTCACCACGGCCCTGGCGGCCACGGCGCCGAACGGCGACGGGTACGTGCCCCAGGTGGAAGACGCGGAGGAGTACGTGTTGGATCTGCCGCATGTCCAGTCCTTCGAGGGGAACATCCTCGGCCCGAATGTGCCGCACACGTTCCCGGTGCTGCAATCCACGCAGCCGTTGCTGCGCTACCGCTCCACCTCCGGGAAAGGCTTCCTCTCGCTGGTGATGGGGGTGCAGGTGCCCGAGGGCTATGAGCCCGATGGTATCGACAACCTCGAGGGCTATGTCTATGTGGGGCCGAATGCATCCATGACGACGCCCGTGCTCTCGCTGTGGTACCGGCAGAAGGACGAGGCCTACGCGACGTCCACGCGGGACCTGAGCGCATGGGACTATACGCTGGTCGAGCAGATGGGCTACCTGCCCTCGATGAACGAATACGCCCGGATGCCGTAG
- a CDS encoding nSTAND1 domain-containing NTPase has product MAAPAPQWEPPSSFEEYRLVRPLGHGAMGQVHLAQDTLLDRLVAVKFLSAVAPDEGQRERFRTEARAVARLQHPNIVAVHRIGEVLRRPYLVSEFIRGESLDKQSWPVPWEKVLGLGIGLARGLAAAHRKGVLHRDIKPANAMLTEDGEVKLLDFGLAKLLDAAEGARDGAPRWVAPSPPVTERTGEDDLATLSSPGKPPPSSLPEARERTGEDDLATLSSPGKPARSEPASGKSPEPEPGEGQAFGLTAAGAWVGTPRYMAPEVWRGEPASARSDVYSLGGVLYEMCVGHAPHQGSSLSELRQAVLSGRAAPVTSKVPGMEPRFAAIIERCLELEPERRFSSGEELREALESLREGGHAELVVTERPYPGLHAFSAEERGVFFGRGAEVRALLDRLRAEPFVLVAGDSGVGKSSLCRAGLLPRVAEGALGGGWTGVTLVPGRHPVAALASALASLPGLDEARVVEALRAGPQGLGRLLRTHQGATGTLLFVDQLEELLTLAEPEEAALVSEALGTLAEGLPGVRVLATARGDFLTRLAALPGLGDMLSGALYLLRPLSEAGLREAITAPARARGVAFESEALVEALVAAGRAEGGLPLLQFALAELWEARDVERHLIPAAALEALGGVSGALARHADGVLARLLPDQRLAARRLLLKLVTAEGTRARRTPAELLGGGVEAEEERAALEALVRGRLLVAREAQGEATYEVSHEALLTGWDLLRGWLAGDAERRAAHQRLERAAAEWRRLGRPADALWGARSLAEVASLEPGGLAPQEADFLAASRRAVRRGRLVRLGAVLALPLTAGFAYGGNLVLTRWETRREVDAHLHKARELLEEARRESAAVESLRRQAFATLEVRDDKKGEELWASALRKAARLNEELHDPINQELRQALLKDPGREDTRQLLAGAIYERLLLAERAHQTSLREDLSRQLDLYDGTGEYRRRLQAPARVDVESGPTGATVSVQRYFREGGYLRPSEPRPLGTTPLTGVELEPGSYRLVLSLPDRPPVYYPVRVTRGERLRLSIPLPASVPEGYVYVPPGRFLVGSEDEETIRRNILRVQPLHEARTGGFLIARHEVTYADWLRFLRELPPAERELRRPRVQHFNGSVELTELPGGQWQLLLKPRNHTFLAREGERVRYPERTRFVEQDWLRFPVSGISWDDARAYVAWLSRTGKLPGARLCEIYEWERAARGADARIYPHGYELGPEDANFDRAYGQKNLAFGPDEVGSHPASDSPFGVSDLSGNVWEWVHLNAMPDSTFYSGGSYYQSFMDARSNNHYTNRDPSLRTPLVGLRVCADPPVPDPAL; this is encoded by the coding sequence GTGGCCGCCCCCGCTCCCCAATGGGAGCCCCCATCATCGTTCGAGGAGTACCGGCTCGTCCGTCCACTCGGACATGGGGCCATGGGACAGGTGCACCTGGCCCAGGACACACTGCTGGACCGGCTCGTCGCGGTGAAGTTCCTCTCGGCTGTCGCCCCGGACGAGGGCCAGCGCGAGCGCTTCCGCACCGAGGCGCGGGCCGTCGCCCGGTTGCAGCACCCCAACATCGTCGCCGTGCACCGCATCGGCGAGGTGCTGCGCCGGCCCTACCTCGTCTCGGAGTTCATCCGCGGCGAGAGCCTGGACAAGCAGTCGTGGCCCGTGCCGTGGGAGAAGGTGCTGGGACTGGGCATCGGCCTGGCGCGGGGGCTGGCGGCGGCGCACCGCAAGGGCGTGCTGCATCGCGACATCAAGCCCGCCAACGCCATGCTCACCGAGGATGGGGAGGTGAAGCTGCTCGACTTCGGCCTGGCCAAGCTGCTGGACGCCGCCGAGGGAGCGCGAGACGGAGCACCCCGGTGGGTGGCCCCGTCGCCCCCGGTGACGGAGCGGACGGGCGAGGACGACCTGGCGACGCTGTCCTCCCCGGGCAAGCCTCCGCCCTCTTCCCTCCCGGAGGCGCGGGAGCGGACGGGCGAGGATGACCTGGCGACGCTGTCCTCCCCGGGGAAACCCGCTCGGAGCGAGCCCGCGTCGGGGAAGTCACCGGAGCCGGAGCCAGGGGAAGGGCAGGCCTTCGGGCTGACGGCCGCGGGCGCCTGGGTGGGCACGCCCCGGTACATGGCGCCCGAGGTGTGGCGCGGTGAGCCGGCCTCGGCCCGCAGCGACGTGTACTCGCTCGGGGGTGTCCTCTACGAGATGTGCGTGGGCCACGCCCCGCACCAGGGCTCGAGCCTGAGCGAGCTGCGGCAGGCCGTGCTGAGCGGCCGCGCGGCCCCGGTGACCTCGAAGGTGCCCGGGATGGAGCCACGCTTCGCGGCCATCATCGAGCGGTGCCTGGAGCTCGAGCCCGAGCGCCGCTTCTCCTCGGGGGAGGAGCTGCGCGAGGCGCTGGAGTCCCTGCGCGAAGGAGGCCACGCGGAGCTGGTGGTGACGGAGCGGCCCTACCCGGGGTTGCACGCCTTCTCCGCCGAGGAGCGCGGTGTCTTCTTCGGCCGCGGGGCGGAGGTGCGCGCGCTGCTGGACCGGCTGCGCGCCGAGCCCTTCGTGCTGGTGGCGGGTGACTCTGGCGTGGGCAAGTCCTCGCTGTGCCGCGCGGGCCTGCTGCCGCGCGTGGCGGAGGGGGCGCTCGGGGGCGGGTGGACGGGGGTGACGCTCGTTCCCGGGAGGCACCCGGTGGCGGCGCTGGCCTCCGCGCTGGCTTCGCTGCCGGGGCTGGACGAGGCCCGGGTGGTGGAGGCGCTGCGGGCCGGGCCCCAGGGGCTGGGTCGGCTGCTGCGGACGCACCAGGGCGCCACCGGTACGCTCCTCTTCGTGGACCAGCTGGAGGAGCTGCTCACGCTGGCCGAGCCGGAGGAGGCCGCGCTCGTCTCCGAGGCCCTGGGGACGCTGGCGGAGGGCCTGCCCGGTGTGCGGGTGCTGGCCACGGCGCGCGGGGACTTCCTCACCCGGCTGGCGGCGCTGCCCGGCCTGGGCGACATGCTCTCCGGGGCGCTGTACCTGCTGCGGCCGCTGTCGGAGGCGGGGCTGCGCGAGGCCATCACCGCTCCGGCGCGGGCCCGGGGAGTGGCCTTCGAGTCCGAGGCGCTGGTGGAGGCGCTGGTGGCGGCGGGACGCGCGGAGGGAGGGCTGCCGCTGCTCCAGTTCGCCCTGGCGGAGCTCTGGGAGGCGCGGGATGTGGAGCGGCACCTCATTCCCGCCGCGGCGCTGGAGGCGCTCGGAGGCGTCTCGGGGGCGCTGGCCCGCCATGCGGATGGAGTCCTCGCCCGGCTGCTGCCGGATCAGCGGCTCGCGGCGCGCCGGCTGTTGCTGAAGCTCGTCACCGCCGAGGGCACGCGGGCGCGGCGCACCCCGGCGGAGCTGCTGGGCGGTGGCGTGGAGGCGGAGGAGGAGCGGGCGGCGCTGGAGGCGCTGGTGCGTGGGCGCCTGCTGGTGGCACGCGAGGCCCAGGGTGAAGCCACCTACGAGGTGTCACACGAGGCGCTGCTGACGGGGTGGGATCTGCTGCGCGGCTGGCTGGCCGGAGACGCCGAGCGGCGGGCGGCCCACCAGCGCCTGGAGCGGGCGGCGGCGGAGTGGCGGAGGCTGGGCCGTCCGGCGGACGCGTTGTGGGGCGCGCGCTCCCTGGCGGAGGTCGCGTCGCTGGAGCCGGGCGGGCTCGCGCCCCAGGAGGCGGACTTCCTCGCCGCCTCGCGCCGGGCCGTGCGCCGGGGACGGCTGGTGCGGCTCGGGGCCGTGCTGGCGCTGCCGCTCACCGCGGGGTTCGCCTATGGAGGCAACCTCGTGCTGACGCGGTGGGAGACGCGGCGCGAGGTGGATGCCCACCTCCACAAGGCGCGGGAGCTGCTCGAGGAGGCGCGCCGGGAGAGCGCCGCCGTCGAGTCGCTCCGGCGGCAGGCCTTCGCCACCCTCGAGGTGCGGGACGACAAGAAGGGGGAGGAGCTCTGGGCCAGCGCCCTGCGGAAGGCCGCCCGGTTGAACGAGGAGCTGCATGATCCAATCAACCAGGAGCTGCGGCAGGCGCTGCTGAAGGATCCCGGCCGCGAGGACACGCGCCAGCTCCTGGCGGGTGCCATCTACGAGCGCCTGTTGCTGGCCGAGCGTGCCCACCAGACCTCGCTGCGGGAGGACCTGTCGCGCCAGCTCGACCTGTACGACGGGACCGGCGAGTACCGCCGCCGCCTCCAGGCCCCGGCGCGGGTGGACGTGGAGAGCGGCCCCACGGGCGCCACCGTCTCCGTGCAGCGCTACTTCCGGGAGGGCGGATACCTCCGGCCCTCCGAGCCCCGGCCGCTCGGCACCACACCGCTGACGGGAGTGGAGCTGGAACCGGGCTCGTACCGGCTGGTGCTGTCGCTGCCGGATCGCCCGCCGGTGTACTACCCCGTGCGGGTGACACGCGGGGAGCGGCTCCGCCTGAGCATCCCCCTGCCGGCCTCCGTGCCCGAGGGCTACGTCTACGTGCCCCCCGGGCGCTTCCTGGTGGGCAGCGAGGACGAGGAGACGATCCGGCGCAACATCCTGCGGGTGCAGCCGCTGCACGAGGCGCGCACGGGCGGCTTCCTCATCGCCCGCCACGAGGTGACGTACGCCGACTGGCTGCGCTTCCTGCGCGAGCTGCCCCCCGCCGAGCGCGAGCTGCGCCGGCCGCGAGTCCAGCACTTCAACGGGAGCGTCGAGCTCACGGAGCTGCCCGGTGGGCAGTGGCAGCTGCTGCTGAAGCCGCGGAACCACACCTTCCTCGCGCGCGAGGGCGAGCGGGTGCGCTACCCGGAGCGCACGCGGTTCGTGGAGCAGGACTGGCTGCGCTTCCCCGTGTCCGGCATCTCCTGGGACGATGCCCGGGCCTACGTGGCGTGGCTCTCGCGCACGGGGAAGCTGCCCGGGGCGCGCCTGTGCGAAATCTACGAGTGGGAGCGGGCCGCCCGCGGTGCGGACGCGCGCATCTACCCCCACGGCTACGAGCTCGGGCCCGAGGACGCCAACTTCGATCGTGCCTACGGGCAGAAGAACCTGGCCTTTGGCCCCGACGAGGTGGGCAGCCACCCCGCCTCCGACAGTCCCTTCGGCGTCTCGGACCTCTCCGGCAACGTCTGGGAATGGGTGCACCTGAACGCCATGCCGGACTCGACCTTCTACTCGGGCGGCAGCTACTACCAGAGCTTCATGGACGCCCGGAGCAACAACCACTACACCAACCGCGATCCCTCGCTGCGCACGCCGCTCGTCGGCCTGCGCGTCTGCGCGGATCCACCCGTCCCCGACCCGGCTCTTTGA